In Erigeron canadensis isolate Cc75 chromosome 6, C_canadensis_v1, whole genome shotgun sequence, the following are encoded in one genomic region:
- the LOC122606174 gene encoding L-type lectin-domain containing receptor kinase IX.1-like, with translation MAAFFFVCFLLSVLPFSESVYFRITRFDTDATNILYSGDAVPSVGAIEFNKVNYLTRVGHAIYADTVPIWVRKTGKVTDFTTHFTFIIDTQAQSSYGHGLAFFLAPVGFQIPPNSAGGFLGLFNTTYTDSSRNQMIVIEFDSFVNDDWDPPFEHVGINKNSIHSANYTAWNASLHSGDPADVWVSYNATTQFLNLSWSYGAGNGTNTSLSYQVDLKEVLPEWVTVGFSAATGANVERHILQYWEFNSSLNVMKKSKNNSKGWKLAVGLIVPFGVLVVVAMTAFGIYWRRQRNVTQKSVETVVYTSMNDDLERGAGPKRFSYSDLVTATDNFSNERKLGEGGFGCVYRGYLDGIPVAVKKISQGSKQGKKEYITEVKIISSLRHRNLVKLIGWCHDQTQFLLIYEFMPNGSLDSHLFGQNSHLDWAVRYKIATGLASALLYLHEEWEQCVVHRDIKTSNIMLDSGFNVKLGDFGLARLMDHELGPQTTGLAGTLGYLAPEYVTTGKASKESDVYSFGVVALEIACGRKAMDSVDPNSDLGLVQWVWDLLGKGDLISGVDQKLNKEFDTKQVECLMMVGLWCAHPDRSLRPSIRQAIQVLKFEGAAPNLPMKMPVPIYFAAPNEPDVSSGAASITYTSIDLVR, from the coding sequence ATGGCTGCCTTTTTctttgtatgttttttattatcTGTGTTGCCTTTTTCTGAATCAGTATATTTCAGGATTACTCGTTTTGATACTGATGCAACGAATATACTCTATTCAGGCGATGCAGTACCATCTGTAGGAGCCATAGAGTTCAACAAAGTCAACTACCTCACTCGTGTCGGTCATGCCATATATGCCGATACAGTCCCGATTTGGGTAAGAAAAACTGGTAAAGTTACCGATTTCACCACTCACTTCACTTTCATTATTGATACACAAGCCCAGTCCTCATATGGTCATGGGCTAGCTTTCTTTCTAGCCCCAGTTGGCTTCCAAATCCCACCAAACTCAGCTGGTGGCTTTTTAGGCCTCTTCAATACAACTTACACTGATTCCTCTCGAAACCAAATGATAGTCATCGAGTTTGACTCTTTTGTGAACGATGACTGGGACCCTCCTTTTGAACATGTGGGTATCAACAAGAATTCAATTCATTCGGCAAATTATACTGCTTGGAATGCTAGTTTACACAGTGGAGACCCTGCAGATGTATGGGTTTCTTACAACGCTACCACACAGTTTCTGAACTTGTCGTGGAGCTATGGTGCTGGAAATGGTACAAATACCAGTCTTTCGTATCAAGTTGATCTCAAGGAAGTTCTTCCTGAATGGGTAACAGTCGGGTTTTCAGCTGCCACGGGTGCTAATGTAGAGAGACATATCCTTCAGTATTGGGAGTTCAATTCAAGCTTAAATGTAATgaagaaaagcaaaaacaatTCAAAGGGATGGAAACTAGCAGTGGGACTAATAGTCCCTTTTGGTGTTCTTGTTGTGGTGGCCATGACAGCATTTGGTATTTATTGGAGAAGACAAAGAAACGTTACACAGAAATCAGTAGAAACCGTCGTCTATACTTCCATGAATGACGATCTTGAACGAGGAGCAGGACCTAAGCGGTTTTCTTACAGTGACCTCGTTACTGCAactgataacttttcaaatgaACGCAAGTTAGGAGAGGGTGGATTTGGTTGTGTCTACAGGGGCTATTTAGATGGCATACCAGTTGCTGTGAAGAAAATCTCACAGGGttctaaacaaggaaaaaaaGAGTACATAACAGAAGTCAAGATTATTAGCAGTTTAAGACACAGAAACTTGGTGAAACTCATCGGTTGGTGTCATGATCAAACTCAATTCTTGCTCATTTATGAGTTTATGCCAAATGGCAGCCTTGACTCCCACCTCTTCGGTCAAAATAGTCACCTTGATTGGGCAGTGAGGTACAAGATTGCTACGGGCTTAGCTTCTGCATTACTATATTTACATGAAGAATGGGAACAGTGTGTGGTGCATCGGGATATCAAAACAAGCAACATTATGTTGGATTCAGGGTTCAATGTGAAGCTTGGAGATTTTGGATTGGCTCGACTAATGGACCATGAGTTGGGTCCACAAACAACGGGTTTAGCTGGGACACTAGGCTACTTGGCTCCTGAGTATGTAACAACAGGGAAGGCCAGCAAAGAATCGGATGTATATAGCTTTGGGGTGGTTGCATTAGAGATTGCTTGTGGACGAAAGGCTATGGATAGCGTTGACCCAAATTCTGACCTCGGGTTAGTTCAGTGGGTTTGGGATCTGCTTGGAAAAGGTGATCTGATTTCAGGTGTGGACCAGAAGCTGAACAAGGAATTTGACACGAAACAAGTAGAGTGTTTGATGATGGTGGGGTTATGGTGTGCACACCCTGACCGAAGTCTGAGGCCATCTATCCGACAAGCGATTCAAGTACTAAAGTTTGAGGGTGCAGCACCAAATCTTCCAATGAAGATGCCAGTGCCCATATACTTTGCAGCACCGAATGAACCAGATGTCAGTTCTGGAGCTGCTTCGATAACTTACACCAGCATTGATCTGGTCCGTTGA
- the LOC122606241 gene encoding L-type lectin-domain containing receptor kinase IX.1-like, translated as MASCCFSVFFILLVFSIANSLYFHVSRFEPETQDVVYIGDAAPFFGAVNLNSVVFCCRVGQVLYKEKVPLWDSNSGKLSDFVTHFSFVIDTQDFIPPKGFGYGHGLAFFLAPVGFTTPLNSAAGFLGLFNTTTSDNPNQGPVISVEFDSFSNHEWDPPVEHVGINTNSLSSVTYAPWNASLHNKQTANCWVSYNATTKNLSVFWTYERNPTFQGNSSLSHQIDLKEVLPSWVTIGITASTGQYMEKHALQYWEFNSSLDIKHKSKIASKNVKLTVGLAVPLGLVFAGCILAYILWMRCHKRPIEETVNLSSFNDDLETGAGPRRFSYRDLALSTNNFSDDLKLGEGGFGCVYRGYLAREKKVVAVKKISRGSKQGKKEYITEVKIISSLRHRNLVQLIGWCHDEKQFLLVYEYMPNGSLDIHLFGDMPPLAWSSRYRISLGLASALLYLHEEWEQCVIHRDIKSSNVMLDSGFNVKLGDFGLARLMDHELGPQTTGLAGTLGYMAPEYIKTGKASKESDVYSFGVVAIEICCGRKARDSVDGDLEMGLVDWVWCLHGRGEILSAMDESLKRDFDVEQAKCLMMVGLWCAHPDRGLRPSIRQAIQVLNFEATVPNLSMNGPVTGYHKSAPTSSSGEPFLISSSINIGR; from the coding sequence ATGGCTTCATGTTGCTTTtctgtcttttttattttattggtcTTTTCTATTGCTAACTCATTGTATTTCCATGTATCTCGTTTTGAACCTGAAACGCAAGACGTGGTCTATATAGGAGATGCAGCGCCATTTTTTGGAGCGGTGAATTTAAACAGTGTCGTGTTTTGTTGTCGTGTTGGTCAAGTtctttataaagaaaaagtcCCCCTGTGGGATTCGAATTCAGGGAAACTATCTGATTTTGTTACTCATTTCTCTTTTGTAATCGACACCCAAGATTTTATCCCTCCTAAAGGCTTCGGTTATGGCCATGGCCTTGCTTTCTTTCTTGCTCCTGTTGGTTTCACAACTCCTCTTAATTCGGCTGCTGGTTTTTTAGGCCTTTTTAACACAACAACTAGTGATAATCCAAACCAAGGCCCGGTTATTTCTGTTGAGTTTGACTCATTTTCCAACCATGAGTGGGATCCGCCTGTCGAGCATGTAGGCATCAACACGAATTCACTTTCTTCAGTTACTTATGCTCCTTGGAATGCTAGTTTGCATAATAAGCAAACTGCTAATTGTTGGGTTTCTTATAATGCTACTACTAAGAATCTAAGCGTCTTTTGGACATACGAAAGGAACCCTACTTTTCAAGGAAACTCGAGTCTTTCACATCAGATTGATCTCAAAGAGGTTCTTCCTTCATGGGTCACAATCGGCATCACAGCTTCCACTGGTCAGTACATGGAGAAGCATGCTCTTCAGTATTGGGAATTCAATTCCAGCTTAGatataaaacacaaaagcaaaataGCATCAAAAAATGTGAAGCTAACAGTGGGATTAGCAGTGCCATTAGGCCTTGTATTCGCAGGATGCATATTAGCATATATACTTTGGATGCGGTGTCACAAAAGACCTATAGAAGAAACAGTCAATTTATCTTCATTTAATGATGATCTCGAAACTGGAGCAGGACCCAGGCGTTTTTCTTACAGAGATCTTGCTTTGTCTACGAATAACTTCTCTGATGATTTGAAGTTGGGTGAAGGAGGATTTGGCTGCGTATACAGAGGATACCTTGCCCGTGAAAAAAAAGTAGTTGCTGTTAAAAAGATTTCAAGAGGATCCAAACAAGGGAAAAAAGAATACATAACAGAAGTCAAGATTATAAGCAGTTTGAGGCATAGAAACTTGGTGCAACTCATAGGTTGGTGCCACGATGAAAAGCAGTTTTTGTTAGTGTATGAGTATATGCCAAACGGTAGTCTTGATATCCATCTTTTTGGAGACATGCCCCCTCTCGCTTGGAGTTCAAGATACAGGATTTCATTAGGCTTAGCTTCTGCTTTGCTCTACCTTCACGAGGAATGGGAACAATGTGTTATCCACCGAGACATTAAATCAAGCAATGTGATGCTTGACTCAGGGTTTAATGTCAAGCTTGGTGATTTTGGGTTAGCCCGACTCATGGACCATGAGTTGGGTCCACAGACTACCGGTTTAGCTGGAACTTTAGGGTACATGGCACCCGAGTACATAAAAACAGGCAAAGCTAGCAAGGAATCAGATGTTTATAGTTTTGGAGTGGTTGCCATTGAAATTTGTTGTGGAAGAAAAGCTAGGGATTCTGTTGATGGGGATTTGGAGATGGGTTTGGTAGATTGGGTTTGGTGCTTGCATGGAAGAGGAGAGATTCTTTCGGCAATGGATGAGAGTTTGAAAAGAGATTTTGATGTTGAACAAGCCAAGTGTTTGATGATGGTTGGATTATGGTGTGCTCACCCTGATCGTGGTTTGAGGCCGTCTATAAGGCAAGCGATTCAAGTCCTCAACTTTGAAGCCACGGTTCCTAATCTTTCAATGAATGGTCCTGTTACTGGGTATCATAAATCTGCCCCTACAAGCAGTTCAGGAGAGCCGTTTTTAATTTCTTCAAGTATCAATATAGGACGTTAA
- the LOC122604684 gene encoding L-type lectin-domain containing receptor kinase IX.1-like — MAPSSFCYSTTHLVTTVICYIVIFACCNLFRLTESVDFKIDRFDAGDTSITYSGDAAVSAGVVQLINTKTTYPYGRVGQAIYADPVQIWDRHSHKLTDFTTHFTFIIDAYAENSYSHGLGFFLAPVSFQIPPNSGGGFLGLFNSTYTDSSQNQMIVVEFDTFWNMQFDPPKVGTHVGINRNSISSANCTYWNASLHSGDSGDAWVSYNSTAQMLDLRWSYGAGNDSNTDTGLSYQVDLREVLPEQAIVGFSAATAGSNGVRTIIQRWEFNSTLQINENSSEDNPKEFWKLAVGLTVPFSVLVVAAACVILWRRQLKPTKELEKVTLTSINEDLERGAGPKRFSYSDLATATNNFSKDRKLGEGGFGCVYKGYLPREGIVVAVKKISQGSRQGKKEYITEVKIISSLRHRNLVRLIGWCHDQSQFLLVYEFLPNGSLDSHLFAHRSHIEWAVRYKIATGLASALLYLHEEWEQCVVHRDIKTSNIILDSGFNAKLGDFGLARLMDHEMGLETTGLAGTLGYLAPECLTTGKASKESDVYSFGVVALEIACGRKATDRVDPNSGLGLVKWVWDLLEKDELLTGVDQKLNNEFDAKEVECLMMVGLWCVHPDRSLRPSIRQAFQVLKFEAAVPNLPIKMLVPVHSGDPEVSSGAASVTYASIDMIR, encoded by the coding sequence ATGGCTCCCTCATCTTTTTGTTATTCCACCACGCATCTAGTTACCACAGTAATTTGTTATATCGTTATCTTTGCATGTTGTAATTTGTTTCGTTTGACCGAATCGGTGGATTTCAAGATCGATCGTTTTGATGCTGGTGATACGAGTATAACATATTCAGGGGATGCAGCCGTTTCTGCTGGAGTCGTACAGCTcataaacacaaaaaccacTTACCCCTATGGACGCGTTGGTCAAGCCATATACGCGGATCCGGTCCAAATATGGGACCGACATTCTCATAAGCTTACCGATTTCACTACTCACTTCACTTTCATTATTGATGCATATGCCGAGAACTCATATAGTCACGGGCTTGGTTTCTTTCTAGCCCCGGTTAGCTTCCAAATCCCACCCAACTCAGGTGGTGGCTTTTTAGGCCTCTTCAATTCAACTTACACAGATTCATCACAGAACCAAATGATAGTCGTCGAGTTTGATACGTTTTGGAACATGCAATTCGATCCTCCAAAAGTAGGTACTCATGTAGGTATTAATAGGAACTCCATTTCTTCTGCTAATTGCACTTATTGGAATGCTAGTTTACACAGTGGAGACTCTGGAGATGCCTGGGTTTCTTACAATTCTACTGCTCAAATGCTAGACTTGCGTTGGAGCTACGGTGCTGGAAACGATTCTAATACAGATACAGGTCTTTCATATCAAGTCGACCTCCGGGAAGTTCTTCCTGAGCAAGCAATAGTCGGGTTTTCAGCAGCTACTGCTGGCAGTAATGGAGTGAGAACTATCATTCAAAGGTGGGAGTTCAATTCAACCTTGCAAATAAATGAAAACAGTAGTGAAGATAATCCCAAGGAATTTTGGAAACTAGCGGTTGGCTTAACTGTCCCTTTTAGTGTTCTAGTTGTGGCAGCAGCATGTGTTATATTATGGAGAAGACAATTAAAACCTACAAAGGAGCTAGAGAAAGTCACATTGACATCCATAAACGAAGATCTTGAACGAGGAGCGGGTCCAAAAAGGTTTTCTTATAGTGATCTCGCTACTGCGACCAATAACTTCTCTAAAGACAGGAAGTTGGGTGAGGGAGGATTCGGGTGTGTCTACAAAGGCTACTTACCACGTGAAGGTATCGTAGTTGCTGTCAAGAAAATTTCACAGGGTTCTCGACAAGGAAAGAAAGAGTACATAACTGAAGTGAAGATTATTAGCAGCTTAAGACACCGAAACTTGGTGAGACTAATTGGTTGGTGTCATGATCAAAGTCAGTTCTTGCTTGTTTATGAGTTTTTGCCAAATGGAAGCCTTGACTCTCACCTATTTGCTCATAGAAGTCACATTGAGTGGGCTGTAAGGTACAAAATTGCGACAGGCTTAGCTTCTGCATTACTGTATTTACACGAGGAATGGGAACAATGTGTGGTGCATCGGGATATCAAAACAAGCAACATTATTCTAGATTCTGGATTCAATGCGAAGCTTGGAGACTTTGGATTGGCCCGACTTATGGACCATGAGATGGGGCTAGAAACAACCGGTTTAGCTGGAACTTTAGGCTACTTGGCTCCTGAGTGTCTAACAACAGGAAAGGCGAGCAAAGAGTCAGATGTATATAGCTTTGGGGTTGTTGCTTTAGAAATTGCTTGTGGGCGAAAGGCTACAGATAGGGTTGACCCGAATTCTGGTCTTGGGTTGGTGAAGTGGGTTTGGGATTTACTAGAAAAAGATGAGCTGCTTACGGGTGTGGACCAGAAGCTGAACAACGAATTTGACGCGAAAGAAGTGGAATGTTTGATGATGGTGGGGTTATGGTGTGTACATCCTGACCGGAGCTTGAGACCGTCAATCCGGCAAGCGTTTCAAGTGCTGAAGTTTGAGGCCGCGGTCCCAAATCTTCCAATCAAGATGCTGGTGCCCGTACACTCTGGTGATCCCGAAGTCAGTTCTGGAGCTGCTTCGGTGACTTACGCTAGCATTGATATGATACGTTGA
- the LOC122604685 gene encoding L-type lectin-domain containing receptor kinase IX.1-like, producing the protein MATTFCYSTTYLVTTVCYIIFFACSLFLFPLTEAVDFKIDSFDAGDTSIRYSGDAAVSAGAVELTNTKIPHPYRVGQAIYVNPVPIWDQHSRKLTDFTTHFTFIIDAYTAPSYAHGLCFFLAPVSFQIPPNSGGGFLGLFNTTYIDSPQNQMIVVEFDTYSNKEWDPPKGFEHVGININSVSSANYTFWDASLHSGDPGDAWVSYNSTTQMLNLRWSYGAGNDSDTDTSQLSYQVDLREVLPDQAIVGFSATTGGSNGARAILQKWEFNSTLQIKDTSKEYWKLAVGLTVPLSVLVVAAACVILWKRQRQPTKELEAVALTSLNDDLERGAGPKRFSYSDLVTATNNFSKDRKLGEGGFGCVYKGYLSREGIVVAIKKISQDSRQGKKEYITEVKIISSLRHRNLVRLIGWCHDQTQFLLVYEFLPNGSLDSHLFTQKSTIIQWSVRYKIATGLASALLYLHEEWEQCVVHRDIKSSNIMLDSGFNAKLGDFGLARVMDHELGPQTTELAGTLGYLAPECVTTGKASKESDVYSFGVVALEIACGRKVVDSVNPNSDLGLVRWVWDLLEKGVLLSGVDQKLNTVFDAKQVECLMMVGLWCAHPDHSLRPSIRQAIQVLKFEAAFPNLPMKMPVSVCFAPLDDPEVSSGAASLTYTSIDLIR; encoded by the coding sequence ATGGCTACCACTTTTTGTTATTCCACCACGTATCTAGTTACCACAGTTTGTTATATCATTTTCTTTGCATGTTCGTTATTCTTGTTTCCTTTGACTGAAGCAGTGGATTTCAAGATCGATAGTTTTGATGCTGGTGATACGAGTATAAGATATTCAGGGGATGCAGCAGTTTCTGCTGGAGCCGTAGAGCTGACAAACACAAAAATACCTCATCCCTATCGTGTCGGTCAAGCCATATACGTGAATCCAGTCCCAATATGGGACCAACATTCTCGTAAGCTTACTGATTTCACTACTCACTTCACTTTCATTATTGATGCATATACCGCGCCCTCATATGCTCATGGGCTCTGTTTCTTCCTAGCCCCAGTTAGCTTCCAAATCCCACCCAACTCAGGTGGAGGCTTTTTAGGCCTCTTCAATACAACTTACATAGATTCACCACAAAACCAAATGATAGTCGTTGAGTTTGATACTTACTCGAATAAGGAATGGGATCCTCCAAAAGGTTTTGAACATGTAGGCATTAACATCAACTCTGTTTCTTCTGCTAATTACACTTTTTGGGATGCTAGTTTACACAGTGGAGACCCTGGAGATGCCTGGGTTTCATACAATTCTACCACTCAAATGTTAAACTTGCGGTGGAGCTATGGTGCTGGAAATGATTCTGATACAGATACAAGCCAGCTTTCATATCAAGTCGACCTCCGAGAAGTTCTTCCTGACCAAGCAATAGTCGGGTTTTCAGCAACTACTGGTGGCAGTAATGGGGCGAGAGCTATCCTTCAAAAGTGGGAGTTCAATTCAACCTTGCAAATAAAAGATACTTCCAAGGAATACTGGAAACTAGCAGTTGGCTTAACAGTCCCTCTTAGTGTTCTAGTTGTGGCAGCAGCATGTGTTATATTATGGAAAAGACAAAGACAACCTACAAAGGAGCTAGAGGCGGTCGCCCTGACATCACTAAATGACGATCTTGAACGAGGAGCGGGTCCAAAAAGGTTTTCTTATAGTGATCTCGTTACTGCAACCAATAACTTCTCTAAAGACAGGAAGTTGGGTGAGGGGGGATTCGGATGCGTCTACAAAGGCTACTTATCACGTGAAGGTATCGTAGTTGCTATCAAGAAAATTTCACAGGATTCTCGACAAGGAAAGAAAGAGTACATAACTGAAGTGAAGATTATTAGCAGTTTAAGACACCGAAACTTGGTGAGACTAATTGGTTGGTGCCACGATCAAACTCAATTCTTGCTTGTTTATGAGTTTTTGCCAAATGGAAGCCTTGACTCTCACCTCTTCACCCAAAAAAGTACTATCATTCAGTGGTCTGTAAGGTACAAAATTGCAACGGGCTTAGCTTCTGCATTACTATATTTACACGAGGAATGGGAACAATGTGTGGTGCATCGGGAtatcaaatcaagcaacattaTGCTGGATTCAGGATTCAATGCTAAGCTTGGAGACTTTGGATTGGCTCGAGTTATGGACCATGAGTTGGGCCCACAAACAACCGAGTTAGCTGGAACACTAGGCTACTTGGCTCCTGAATGTGTCACAACAGGAAAGGCTAGCAAAGAATCAGATGTATATAGCTTTGGGGTTGTTGCTTTAGAAATTGCTTGTGGGCGAAAGGTTGTGGATAGCGTTAACCCGAATTCTGATCTTGGGCTGGTGAGGTGGGTGTGGGATTTACTAGAAAAAGGTGTGCTACTTTCAGGTGTGGATCAAAAATTGAACACGGTATTTGACGCGAAACAAGTGGAATGTTTGATGATGGTGGGGTTATGGTGTGCACATCCTGACCATAGTCTAAGGCCATCTATCCGGCAAGCAATTCAAGTGTTGAAGTTTGAGGCTGCATTTCCAAATCTTCCAATGAAGATGCCGGTTTCCGTATGCTTTGCACCACTAGATGATCCTGAAGTCAGTTCAGGAGCCGCTTCCTTGACTTACACTAGCATTGATCTCATACGTTGA
- the LOC122606257 gene encoding L-type lectin-domain containing receptor kinase IX.1-like: MATYSSCVVTKVSYIHLFLCSSMLLFPLTESEYFYFDRFHASNTNITYTGDAVASDGAVQLVNKVDYLNRVGQAIYANPVPIWDQKSGKLTDFTTHFTFVIDTRGQSRYGQGFCFFLAPVGFQIPPNSAGGFLGLFNTTSYMASLQNQMIVIEFDTYWNQQWDPANQHGDHVGINKNSLSSANYTSWNASLHSGDPADAWLSYNSTAQMLNLRWSYGAGNDDDDTNTSLSYQVDLREVLPEQAIVGFSATTGCEGINARSILQSWEFNSTLQMKENNEGSFKEYWELAAGLTIPLSVLVVAVACVILWKTQRQPTKELEKIALTSMNEDLERGAGPKRFSYSDLVTATNNFSKDRKLGEGGFGCVYKGYLSREGIVVAVKKIAQGSRQGKKEYITEVKIISSLRHRNLVRLIGWCHDQTQFLLVYEFMPNGSLDSHLFAHKSRIEWAVRYKIATGLASALLYLHEEWEQCVVHRDIKTSNIMLDSGFNAKLGDFGLARLMDHELGPQTTGLAGTLGYLAPECLTTGKASKESDVYSFGVVALEIACGRKAMDNVDPKSDLGLVLWVWDLLGKGELLLGVDQKLNKEFDVKQVECLMMVGLWCAHPDRSLRPSIRQAIQVLKFETAVPNLPMKMPVPVYFATHDDPEVGSGAASVTYASIDLIR; the protein is encoded by the coding sequence ATGGCTACCTATTCCTCATGTGTAGTtaccaaagtttcttatatcCATTTGTTTTTATGTTCTTCAATGTTGTTGTTTCCTCTGACTGAATCAGAGTATTTCTATTTCGACCGTTTTCATGCCAGTAATACGAATATAACATATACAGGGGATGCAGTAGCTTCTGATGGAGCCGTACAGCTGGTAAACAAAGTCGATTACCTCAATCGTGTTGGTCAAGCCATATACGCGAATCCAGTCCCAATATGGGACCAAAAATCTGGTAAGCTTACCGATTTCACTACTCACTTCACTTTTGTGATCGATACACGAGGCCAAAGCAGATATGGTCAAGGGTTCTGTTTCTTCCTAGCCCCGGTTGGCTTCCAAATCCCACCCAACTCAGCAGGTGGCTTTTTAGGCCTCTTCAATACTACAAGTTACATGGCTTCATTACAAAACCAAATGATAGTCATCGAGTTTGATACTTACTGGAACCAGCAATGGGATCCTGCAAACCAACATGGTGATCATGTAGGTATCAACAAGAACTCGCTTTCTTCTGCTAATTACACTTCTTGGAATGCTAGTTTACACAGTGGAGACCCTGCAGATGCCTGGCTTTCATACAATTCTACAGCTCAAATGCTAAACTTGCGGTGGAGCTATGGTGCTGGAAATGATGATGACGATACAAATACAAGCCTTTCATATCAAGTCGACCTCCGGGAAGTTCTTCCTGAGCAAGCAATAGTCGGATTTTCAGCAACTACTGGTTGTGAAGGAATAAACGCGAGAAGTATCCTTCAAAGCTGGGAGTTCAATTCAACCTTGCAAATGAAGGAAAATAATGAAGGTAGTTTCAAGGAATACTGGGAACTAGCAGCTGGCTTAACTATCCCTCTTAGTGTTTTAGTTGTGGCAGTAGCATGTGTTATATTATGGAAAACACAAAGACAACCTACAAAGGAGCTAGAGAAAATTGCATTGACATCAATGAACGAAGATCTTGAACGAGGAGCCGGTCCAAAAAGGTTTTCTTATAGTGATCTAGTTACTGCGACTAATAACTTCTCTAAAGACAGGAAGTTGGGAGAAGGAGGATTCGGGTGTGTCTATAAAGGCTACTTATCACGTGAAGGTATCGTAGTTGCTGTCAAGAAAATTGCACAGGGTTCTCGACAAGGAAAGAAAGAGTACATAACCGAAGTGAAGATTATTAGCAGTTTAAGACACCGAAACTTGGTGAGACTAATTGGTTGGTGTCATGATCAAACTCAATTCTTGCTTGTTTATGAGTTTATGCCAAATGGCAGCCTTGACTCGCACCTCTTTGCTCATAAAAGTCGCATTGAGTGGGCTGTAAGGTACAAGATTGCGACGGGCTTAGCTTCAGCATTACTATATTTACACGAGGAATGGGAACAATGTGTGGTACATCGGGATATCAAAACAAGCAACATTATGCTGGATTCAGGTTTCAATGCTAAGCTTGGAGACTTTGGATTGGCCAGACTTATGGACCATGAGTTGGGTCCACAAACAACCGGTTTGGCTGGAACACTAGGCTACTTGGCTCCTGAGTGTCTAACAACAGGAAAGGCTAGCAAAGAGTCGGATGTATATAGCTTTGGAGTTGTTGCTTTAGAAATTGCTTGTGGGCGAAAGGCTATGGATAACGTTGACCCGAAATCTGATCTTGGGCTAGTCTTGTGGGTTTGGGATTTACTAGGAAAAGGTGAGCTGCTTTTGGGTGTGGACCAGAAGCTGAACAAGGAATTTGACGTGAAACAAGTGGAATGTTTGATGATGGTTGGGTTATGGTGTGCACATCCTGACCGGAGCCTGAGACCATCAATCAGGCAAGCGATTCAAGTGCTGAAGTTTGAGACAGCGGTCCCAAATCTTCCAATGAAGATGCCGGTGCCTGTATACTTTGCAACACATGATGATCCGGAAGTCGGTTCAGGAGCCGCTTCGGTGACTTACGCTAGTATTGATCTGATACGTTGA